The stretch of DNA CACCGAGTCCTGGGTGAGGCGCAGCAGGAAGAGCACGGGAGCAACGGTCACCACCAGCCCCGCGGGGCGCGCCCCGCTCGCCTGACCCACACGGCCCGGTGTTGCACAGAACGCAACCCTGGTTGTGCCTCTTGTCCTCGGAGGTTTTCGGATACCACTGTGTCTGCCACATGCGTCACCACCGACGCGTGACGTGCGGACATGGAGGCTGGCATGACCGGTGAGAACGACGGGCAGCGCACGGCGGACGCCTGGGGGCGGCGCGGGTTCATCGGAGCACTCGCCGCCACTGCCGTCGCCGCGTCCGTGCCGACCGCATCCGCCGCACCCCCTGGAAAGCCGTACGCGCGCCCGCTCTTCCTCGGCACGTACACCACCAAGCCCGACGGCGGCACCGGCCTCGGACTCGCGACGTACGACGAAGCCACGGGACACATCACCGGCACCGGCGCCCTCACCGGCGTACCCGACCCCTCCTACCTCTGTCTCCACCCCTCGGGCAGGACTCTCTACGCCGTCAACGAGCAGGAGCGGGGCGGCGTGACCGCGATCGCGCTCTCGCGCTCGGGACCCGAGGTTCTGGGTGCGCGTGGCACCGGCGGTGCCGGGCCCTGTCATCTGTCCGTGCACCCGAGCGGGCGCTGGCTGCTCAGCGCGAACTACCTCTCCGGGAGCGTGGCCGTCCATCCGGTCCAACGCTCCGGCGGGCTGGGTGAGTTGAGTGACGTGGTCACCCACTCCAACCCGCCGCCCGGCCCGGGACAGGACGGCCCGCACGCCCACCAGATCGTGACGAGCCCGGACGGCGGACATGTCCTCGCCGTCGACCTGGGCAACGACACCGTCTACAGCTACCGCCTCGACGCGAAGAGGGGGAAGCTCACCCAGGTCTCGTACGCCACCCTGCGACCGGGTGCCGGGCCACGCCACCTCACCTTCCACCCCTCGGGACGCTTCGCCTATCTCGCCAACGAGGTCGACAACACCGTGGTCGTCTGTGGGTACGACCCCGCGAGCGGGCGGCTGGCTCCCGGCGCGCCGCAATCCACCGGCACGGGCGAAGGCACCAGCTATCCGGCGCAGTTGCTCGTCACGCGCGAGGGCACCTTCGCCTTCCTCGCCAACCGCGGGCACAACAGCCTGACCAGGTACGCGATCGAAGCGGGCGGCGCCAGTCTGCGGCTGCTCGACACGGTCCCCGTCGGCGGGAACTTTCCCCGGCACATCGCCTT from Streptomyces sp. BA2 encodes:
- a CDS encoding lactonase family protein; its protein translation is MTGENDGQRTADAWGRRGFIGALAATAVAASVPTASAAPPGKPYARPLFLGTYTTKPDGGTGLGLATYDEATGHITGTGALTGVPDPSYLCLHPSGRTLYAVNEQERGGVTAIALSRSGPEVLGARGTGGAGPCHLSVHPSGRWLLSANYLSGSVAVHPVQRSGGLGELSDVVTHSNPPPGPGQDGPHAHQIVTSPDGGHVLAVDLGNDTVYSYRLDAKRGKLTQVSYATLRPGAGPRHLTFHPSGRFAYLANEVDNTVVVCGYDPASGRLAPGAPQSTGTGEGTSYPAQLLVTREGTFAFLANRGHNSLTRYAIEAGGASLRLLDTVPVGGNFPRHIAFSPSQRLLFAANQKSSSVSVFQVGRGGRLRLTGEPFTAPTAVCALPL